From a single Oreochromis niloticus isolate F11D_XX linkage group LG3, O_niloticus_UMD_NMBU, whole genome shotgun sequence genomic region:
- the LOC102077167 gene encoding uncharacterized protein LOC102077167 isoform X1, whose product MKKINGDVRTCASTWEASTGPCKISNAYPTTDSGEYWCEMGGIQKSNSVNVTVTDLETHVILEIPAQPVMQGENVTLHCRKKDANSNYTAKFYKNGISIGSSSSGNIMAPTVSKSDEGLYKCSIADAGESPESWLTVGTGHPTVPYLEIYLGLCIGLGVLLVVILLILVVVFQRNKHQQTIRNDTEETSLTPGAQNSTASSQPPSSPQTVPAVVSRAEQNNETYSVITKPSMTKEDRALESVQKTYAMVRKPSDVKEMAAASWLQRGTSQRITSMDPDNFYCSIQN is encoded by the exons ATGAAAAAGATAAATGGAGATGTTAGAACATGTGCTTCAACCTGGGAAGCATCGACTGGACCTTGCAAAATTAGTAATGCATATCCAACAACTGACAGCGGAGAATACTGGTGTGAAATGGGAGGAATACAAAAAAGCAACTCCGTCAATGTCACTGTAACTG ATTTAGAGACTCATGTGATCCTGGAGATTCCCGCCCAACCTGTGATGCAGGGAGAAAACGTGACCTTGCATTGTAGAAAAAAGGATGCAAACTCCAACTACACTGCAAAATTCTATAAAAATGGCATCTCCATTGGGAGCAGCTCATCAGGAAACATAATGGCTCCCACTGTATCCAAATCTGATGAGGGACTTTACAAATGTAGCATTGCTGATGCTGGAGAATCACCGGAGAGCTGGCTAACTGTTGGAA CAGGTCATCCTACAGTGCCTTACTTAGAGATCTACCTGGGGCTCTGCATTGGATTGGGTGTTTTATTGGTGGTCATTCTGCTAATACTGGTAGTAGTGTTTCAACGTAATAAACATCAACAAACCATCAGAAATGACACAGAAGAAACTTCTTTGACACCAG GTGCTCAAAATTCTACTGCCTCCTCTCAGCCTCCCTCTTCTCCACAAACAG TGCCTGCAGTGGTAAGCAGAGCTGAACAAAACAATGAGACATATTCTGTCATCACAAAACCAAGCATGACCAAAG AGGACCGTGCACTTGAATCAGTCCAGAAGACGTATGCTATGGTCAGAAAACCCAGCGATGTGAAAG AGATGGCAGCTGCGAGCTGGTTGCAGAGAGGTACCAGTCAACGAATTACTAGCATGGATCCGGATAACTTTTACTGTTcaatacaaaactaa
- the LOC102077167 gene encoding uncharacterized protein LOC102077167 isoform X3, which produces MKKINGDVRTCASTWEASTGPCKISNAYPTTDSGEYWCEMGGIQKSNSVNVTVTDLETHVILEIPAQPVMQGENVTLHCRKKDANSNYTAKFYKNGISIGSSSSGNIMAPTVSKSDEGLYKCSIADAGESPESWLTVGTGHPTVPYLEIYLGLCIGLGVLLVVILLILVVVFQRNKHQQTIRNDTEETSLTPGAQNSTASSQPPSSPQTEDRALESVQKTYAMVRKPSDVKEMAAASWLQRGTSQRITSMDPDNFYCSIQN; this is translated from the exons ATGAAAAAGATAAATGGAGATGTTAGAACATGTGCTTCAACCTGGGAAGCATCGACTGGACCTTGCAAAATTAGTAATGCATATCCAACAACTGACAGCGGAGAATACTGGTGTGAAATGGGAGGAATACAAAAAAGCAACTCCGTCAATGTCACTGTAACTG ATTTAGAGACTCATGTGATCCTGGAGATTCCCGCCCAACCTGTGATGCAGGGAGAAAACGTGACCTTGCATTGTAGAAAAAAGGATGCAAACTCCAACTACACTGCAAAATTCTATAAAAATGGCATCTCCATTGGGAGCAGCTCATCAGGAAACATAATGGCTCCCACTGTATCCAAATCTGATGAGGGACTTTACAAATGTAGCATTGCTGATGCTGGAGAATCACCGGAGAGCTGGCTAACTGTTGGAA CAGGTCATCCTACAGTGCCTTACTTAGAGATCTACCTGGGGCTCTGCATTGGATTGGGTGTTTTATTGGTGGTCATTCTGCTAATACTGGTAGTAGTGTTTCAACGTAATAAACATCAACAAACCATCAGAAATGACACAGAAGAAACTTCTTTGACACCAG GTGCTCAAAATTCTACTGCCTCCTCTCAGCCTCCCTCTTCTCCACAAACAG AGGACCGTGCACTTGAATCAGTCCAGAAGACGTATGCTATGGTCAGAAAACCCAGCGATGTGAAAG AGATGGCAGCTGCGAGCTGGTTGCAGAGAGGTACCAGTCAACGAATTACTAGCATGGATCCGGATAACTTTTACTGTTcaatacaaaactaa
- the LOC102077167 gene encoding uncharacterized protein LOC102077167 isoform X2, which produces MKKINGDVRTCASTWEASTGPCKISNAYPTTDSGEYWCEMGGIQKSNSVNVTVTDLETHVILEIPAQPVMQGENVTLHCRKKDANSNYTAKFYKNGISIGSSSSGNIMAPTVSKSDEGLYKCSIADAGESPESWLTVGSHPTVPYLEIYLGLCIGLGVLLVVILLILVVVFQRNKHQQTIRNDTEETSLTPGAQNSTASSQPPSSPQTVPAVVSRAEQNNETYSVITKPSMTKEDRALESVQKTYAMVRKPSDVKEMAAASWLQRGTSQRITSMDPDNFYCSIQN; this is translated from the exons ATGAAAAAGATAAATGGAGATGTTAGAACATGTGCTTCAACCTGGGAAGCATCGACTGGACCTTGCAAAATTAGTAATGCATATCCAACAACTGACAGCGGAGAATACTGGTGTGAAATGGGAGGAATACAAAAAAGCAACTCCGTCAATGTCACTGTAACTG ATTTAGAGACTCATGTGATCCTGGAGATTCCCGCCCAACCTGTGATGCAGGGAGAAAACGTGACCTTGCATTGTAGAAAAAAGGATGCAAACTCCAACTACACTGCAAAATTCTATAAAAATGGCATCTCCATTGGGAGCAGCTCATCAGGAAACATAATGGCTCCCACTGTATCCAAATCTGATGAGGGACTTTACAAATGTAGCATTGCTGATGCTGGAGAATCACCGGAGAGCTGGCTAACTGTTGGAA GTCATCCTACAGTGCCTTACTTAGAGATCTACCTGGGGCTCTGCATTGGATTGGGTGTTTTATTGGTGGTCATTCTGCTAATACTGGTAGTAGTGTTTCAACGTAATAAACATCAACAAACCATCAGAAATGACACAGAAGAAACTTCTTTGACACCAG GTGCTCAAAATTCTACTGCCTCCTCTCAGCCTCCCTCTTCTCCACAAACAG TGCCTGCAGTGGTAAGCAGAGCTGAACAAAACAATGAGACATATTCTGTCATCACAAAACCAAGCATGACCAAAG AGGACCGTGCACTTGAATCAGTCCAGAAGACGTATGCTATGGTCAGAAAACCCAGCGATGTGAAAG AGATGGCAGCTGCGAGCTGGTTGCAGAGAGGTACCAGTCAACGAATTACTAGCATGGATCCGGATAACTTTTACTGTTcaatacaaaactaa
- the LOC112845851 gene encoding putative selection and upkeep of intraepithelial T-cells protein 1 homolog produces MERTSLPINNLKLGDISLKLSKVKLSDRGSYKCFSPALSGQASVELVVGVVSSLIITVMGNSEDSSKVVLQCESAGWYPEPELLWLDGEGNLLSAGPTETLRGPDDLYTVSSRVTVEKRHSNNITCRVQQRNTNQSRETHIHVPVVFVVWKYRSKCQDRNTRTDQVFTEERTETHHLTKDVDTVDFNIDQENINARIKKEEKDKTELIVVVQFLMAHKYDLDNDIHELKKTLRDLQKQQNENQSRLVKNNKKPADQESLKFDKINEEE; encoded by the exons ATGGAAAGAACGTCACTACCCATTAACAACCTGAAGCTCGGAGACATTTCATTAAAACTCTCCAAAGTGAAACTGTCAGATAGGGGATCATACAAATGCTTCAGTCCTGCACTTAGTGGACAAGCCAGTGTTGAGCTTGTTGTTG GTGTAGTTTCATCACTTATCATCACTGTAATGGGAAATAGTGAGGACAGCAGTAAAGTAGTGTTGCAGTGTGAGTCTGCAGGCTGGTATCCAGAGCCTGAGCTGCTGTGGTTGGACGGTGAGGGAAACCTCCTCTCTGCTGGACCTACAGAGACCCTCAGAGGTCCTGATGACCTCTATACTGTCAGCAGCAGAGTGACTGTGGAGAAGAGacacagcaacaacatcacCTGCAGAGTCCAACAGAGGAACACCAACCagagcagagagacacacatacatgttCCTG TTGTCTTTGTTGTGTGGAAATATCGTTCCAAATGTCAAG acagaaacacaagaACTGATCAGGTCTTCACTGAGGagagaacagaaacacatcatCTCACAAAAGATGTTGACACTGTCGACTTTAATATAGATCAAGAAAACATCAATGCTCGgattaaaaaagaagagaaagacaaaactgaattgATAGTGGTGGTTCAATTTTTAATGGCTCATAAATATGATTTAGACAATGATATTCATGAACTTAAAAAGACACTGCGTGATCTACAGAAACAGCAAAATGAAAATCAGAGTCGGctggtaaaaaataataaaaaaccgGCAGACCAAGAAAGCCTAAAATTtgacaaaataaatgaagaagag